One Cucumis sativus cultivar 9930 chromosome 1, Cucumber_9930_V3, whole genome shotgun sequence DNA segment encodes these proteins:
- the LOC101213778 gene encoding G-type lectin S-receptor-like serine/threonine-protein kinase RKS1 isoform X2, with protein sequence MNPLPPKPAVFFISLFLVIFVGTRFSIAIDTSNSTIQIIKDGDHLVSTNKNFTLGFFSLNNSTTPRYVGIWYSQIPQLTLVWVANRNQPLNHTSGTFALDPHGNVVLFTPSQTISLWSTNTTIQSNDDVSIELQNTGNLALIERHSQKVIWQSFDYPSHVFLPYMKLGLNRQTGFSWFLTSWKALDDPGTGNFSCKIDPTGYPQLILYNGNVPRWRVGSWTGEKWSGVPEMRRSFIFNTTYIDNTQEISIMDGVTTDTVLTSMTLDESGLLHRSTWSEQDNKWIDYWWAPTEWCDTYNRCDPNTNCDQYDTEQFYCKCLPGFEPRSNQSWLLSNPSGGCIRKRPNAMCRSGEGFVTVSRVKVPDTSMASADLSMSLEACAQACLNDCNCTAYASANELTRSGCLMWHGDLIDTRTFANTGQDLHVRVDAIELAQYTQNSNRPSTKKVIVIVVVSVVALVLLVTSLIYLWKLARKRRERSTSLSYDLGNTLNPNEFDESRTNSDLPIYDFLTIAKATDAFSLNNKLGKGGFGAVYKGKLTNGAEIAVKRLAKNSGQGVGEFKNEVNLIAKLQHRNLVKILGYCVKNEEKMIVYEYLPNKSLDTFIFDDSKRALLDWKKRFEIVRGIARGMLYLHQDSRLKIIHRDLKTSNILLDVDLNPKIADFGLARIFGQDQIQANTDRIVGT encoded by the exons aTGAATCCTCTTCCTCCTAAACCCGCCgtcttcttcatttcattgtttttggtCATTTTTGTTGGAACCCGTTTTAGCATTGCAATTGATACTTCAAATTCTACAATTCAAATCATCAAAGATGGAGATCACTTGGTATCCACCAACAAGAATTTCACTCTTGGATTCTTCAGTCTCAACAATTCCACCACTCCCCGATATGTCGGAATTTGGTACAGTCAAATTCCTCAACTAACCCTCGTTTGGGTTGCCAATAGAAACCAACCCCTTAACCACACCTCAGGAACCTTCGCCCTCGACCCCCATGGAAACGTCGTTCTTTTCACCCCCTCACAAACCATATCTCTTTGGTCTACTAACACTACCATCCAATCAAACGACGACGTGTCCATTGAGCTTCAGAATACTGGAAATCTCGCTTTGATTGAACGACACAGCCAAAAGGTTATATGGCAAAGCTTCGATTATCCATCTCATGTCTTTCTTCCATACATGAAATTGGGGTTGAACCGGCAGACCGGGTTCAGCTGGTTCCTAACTTCATGGAAAGCGCTCGACGATCCAGGAACAGGAAATTTCAGTTGCAAGATAGACCCGACTGGGTATCCCCAACTAATTTTGTACAATGGGAATGTCCCGCGATGGCGAGTAGGATCGTGGACAGGGGAGAAATGGTCTGGAGTACCTGAAATGAGAAGATCGTTTATATTCAACACAACCTACATCGACAACACACAAGAGATTTCCATAATGGATGGCGTCACGACTGACACGGTTTTAACGAGCATGACTCTAGACGAATCCGGTTTGTTGCATCGGTCCACGTGGAGCGAGCAAGATAATAAATGGATCGATTATTGGTGGGCTCCCACTGAGTGGTGCGATACCTACAATCGATGCGATCCAAACACAAACTGTGACCAGTACGACACGGAGCAGTTCTATTGCAAGTGCTTGCCTGGGTTCGAACCACGATCGAACCAGAGTTGGTTATTGAGTAATCCGTCAGGTGGGTGCATTAGGAAGAGGCCTAACGCCATGTGTCGTAGTGGAGAGGGATTTGTGACGGTGTCACGCGTGAAGGTCCCGGATACGTCAATGGCAAGTGCGGATTTGAGTATGAGTTTGGAAGCATGCGCACAAGCATGTTTAAATGATTGTAACTGTACGGCTTACGCAAGCGCAAATGAGCTGACGAGGAGCGGGTGCTTGATGTGGCATGGAGATTTGATAGACACGCGGACCTTTGCCAACACAGGTCAAGATCTACATGTAAGAGTTGATGCTATTGAATTAG CTCAATATACACAAAATTCTAATCGTCCTTCGACAAAGAAGGTGATAGTAATTGTTGTTGTGTCTGTTGTCGCGTTGGTGTTACTCGTGACGTCGTTAATCTATTTATGGAAATTGGCTAGAAAAA GAAGGGAGAGATCGACGAGTTTATCTTATGATTTAGGCAACACTCTAAATCCAAATGAATTTGATGAAAGTAGAACAAACTCAGATTTACCTATATACGACTTCTTGACCATAGCAAAGGCAACTGACGCTTTTTCACTTAATAACAAGCTTGGAAAAGGTGGCTTCGGTGCAGTTTATAAG GGGAAGCTTACAAATGGAGCGGAAATAGCAGTTAAAAGGTTGGCTAAAAATTCAGGGCAAGGAGTTGGAGAGTTCAAGAATGAAGTTAATTTAATTGCAAAGCTTCAACATAGAAACCTTGTCAAAATTTTAGGTTACTGCgttaaaaatgaagagaaaatgattGTGTATGAATACTTGCCAAACAAAAGCTTGGACACTTTCATCTTTG ATGATAGCAAGAGAGCTTTGCTCGACTGGAAAAAACGTTTTGAAATTGTACGTGGCATTGCTCGAGGGATGCTATATCTTCATCAAGATTCTAGGTTGAAAATCATCCATCGAGATTTGAAGACAAGTAATATATTATTGGATGTTGATTTAAATCCCAAAATCGCGGATTTTGGTTTGGCAAGAATATTTGGCCAAGATCAAATTCAAGCAAACACAGATCGCATTGTAGGAACATA G
- the LOC101213778 gene encoding G-type lectin S-receptor-like serine/threonine-protein kinase At1g11410 isoform X1, with protein sequence MNPLPPKPAVFFISLFLVIFVGTRFSIAIDTSNSTIQIIKDGDHLVSTNKNFTLGFFSLNNSTTPRYVGIWYSQIPQLTLVWVANRNQPLNHTSGTFALDPHGNVVLFTPSQTISLWSTNTTIQSNDDVSIELQNTGNLALIERHSQKVIWQSFDYPSHVFLPYMKLGLNRQTGFSWFLTSWKALDDPGTGNFSCKIDPTGYPQLILYNGNVPRWRVGSWTGEKWSGVPEMRRSFIFNTTYIDNTQEISIMDGVTTDTVLTSMTLDESGLLHRSTWSEQDNKWIDYWWAPTEWCDTYNRCDPNTNCDQYDTEQFYCKCLPGFEPRSNQSWLLSNPSGGCIRKRPNAMCRSGEGFVTVSRVKVPDTSMASADLSMSLEACAQACLNDCNCTAYASANELTRSGCLMWHGDLIDTRTFANTGQDLHVRVDAIELAQYTQNSNRPSTKKVIVIVVVSVVALVLLVTSLIYLWKLARKRRERSTSLSYDLGNTLNPNEFDESRTNSDLPIYDFLTIAKATDAFSLNNKLGKGGFGAVYKGKLTNGAEIAVKRLAKNSGQGVGEFKNEVNLIAKLQHRNLVKILGYCVKNEEKMIVYEYLPNKSLDTFIFDDSKRALLDWKKRFEIVRGIARGMLYLHQDSRLKIIHRDLKTSNILLDVDLNPKIADFGLARIFGQDQIQANTDRIVGTYGYMSPEYAMDGLFSVKSDVYSFGVLVLEIITGKKNTSYVSNYVNLIGQVWELWKLDNAMELVDSSLEGSSFEYEITRCLQIGLLCVQEDPTDRPTMSTVVFMLENEANLPCPKKPAFILKRKISEGDPSTSTKSSTEGVNSVNDLTISVLAAR encoded by the exons aTGAATCCTCTTCCTCCTAAACCCGCCgtcttcttcatttcattgtttttggtCATTTTTGTTGGAACCCGTTTTAGCATTGCAATTGATACTTCAAATTCTACAATTCAAATCATCAAAGATGGAGATCACTTGGTATCCACCAACAAGAATTTCACTCTTGGATTCTTCAGTCTCAACAATTCCACCACTCCCCGATATGTCGGAATTTGGTACAGTCAAATTCCTCAACTAACCCTCGTTTGGGTTGCCAATAGAAACCAACCCCTTAACCACACCTCAGGAACCTTCGCCCTCGACCCCCATGGAAACGTCGTTCTTTTCACCCCCTCACAAACCATATCTCTTTGGTCTACTAACACTACCATCCAATCAAACGACGACGTGTCCATTGAGCTTCAGAATACTGGAAATCTCGCTTTGATTGAACGACACAGCCAAAAGGTTATATGGCAAAGCTTCGATTATCCATCTCATGTCTTTCTTCCATACATGAAATTGGGGTTGAACCGGCAGACCGGGTTCAGCTGGTTCCTAACTTCATGGAAAGCGCTCGACGATCCAGGAACAGGAAATTTCAGTTGCAAGATAGACCCGACTGGGTATCCCCAACTAATTTTGTACAATGGGAATGTCCCGCGATGGCGAGTAGGATCGTGGACAGGGGAGAAATGGTCTGGAGTACCTGAAATGAGAAGATCGTTTATATTCAACACAACCTACATCGACAACACACAAGAGATTTCCATAATGGATGGCGTCACGACTGACACGGTTTTAACGAGCATGACTCTAGACGAATCCGGTTTGTTGCATCGGTCCACGTGGAGCGAGCAAGATAATAAATGGATCGATTATTGGTGGGCTCCCACTGAGTGGTGCGATACCTACAATCGATGCGATCCAAACACAAACTGTGACCAGTACGACACGGAGCAGTTCTATTGCAAGTGCTTGCCTGGGTTCGAACCACGATCGAACCAGAGTTGGTTATTGAGTAATCCGTCAGGTGGGTGCATTAGGAAGAGGCCTAACGCCATGTGTCGTAGTGGAGAGGGATTTGTGACGGTGTCACGCGTGAAGGTCCCGGATACGTCAATGGCAAGTGCGGATTTGAGTATGAGTTTGGAAGCATGCGCACAAGCATGTTTAAATGATTGTAACTGTACGGCTTACGCAAGCGCAAATGAGCTGACGAGGAGCGGGTGCTTGATGTGGCATGGAGATTTGATAGACACGCGGACCTTTGCCAACACAGGTCAAGATCTACATGTAAGAGTTGATGCTATTGAATTAG CTCAATATACACAAAATTCTAATCGTCCTTCGACAAAGAAGGTGATAGTAATTGTTGTTGTGTCTGTTGTCGCGTTGGTGTTACTCGTGACGTCGTTAATCTATTTATGGAAATTGGCTAGAAAAA GAAGGGAGAGATCGACGAGTTTATCTTATGATTTAGGCAACACTCTAAATCCAAATGAATTTGATGAAAGTAGAACAAACTCAGATTTACCTATATACGACTTCTTGACCATAGCAAAGGCAACTGACGCTTTTTCACTTAATAACAAGCTTGGAAAAGGTGGCTTCGGTGCAGTTTATAAG GGGAAGCTTACAAATGGAGCGGAAATAGCAGTTAAAAGGTTGGCTAAAAATTCAGGGCAAGGAGTTGGAGAGTTCAAGAATGAAGTTAATTTAATTGCAAAGCTTCAACATAGAAACCTTGTCAAAATTTTAGGTTACTGCgttaaaaatgaagagaaaatgattGTGTATGAATACTTGCCAAACAAAAGCTTGGACACTTTCATCTTTG ATGATAGCAAGAGAGCTTTGCTCGACTGGAAAAAACGTTTTGAAATTGTACGTGGCATTGCTCGAGGGATGCTATATCTTCATCAAGATTCTAGGTTGAAAATCATCCATCGAGATTTGAAGACAAGTAATATATTATTGGATGTTGATTTAAATCCCAAAATCGCGGATTTTGGTTTGGCAAGAATATTTGGCCAAGATCAAATTCAAGCAAACACAGATCGCATTGTAGGAACATA CGGTTATATGTCGCCAGAATATGCAATGGACGGTTTATTTTCAGTGAAATCTGATGTTTATAGTTTTGGAGTTCTGGTGCTAGAGATAATTACAGGCAAAAAGAACACTAGCTATGTATCCAACTACGTAAACTTGATTGGACAA GTTTGGGAGCTCTGGAAATTGGACAATGCAATGGAATTGGTAGACTCAAGTTTGGAAGGATCAAGCTTTGAGTATGAAATCACTAGATGCCTCCAAATTGGGCTATTATGTGTGCAAGAGGATCCGACCGATCGCCCGACCATGTCGACTGTCGTTTTTATGTTGGAAAATGAAGCGAATCTTCCTTGCCCAAAGAAACCtgctttcattttaaaaagaaaaatcagtGAAGGAGATCCATCCACTAGTACCAAGTCCAGTACCGAAGGAGTCAACTCTGTAAATGATCTAACAATTTCCGTACTTGCTGCTCGTTAG